The following coding sequences lie in one Cyanobacterium sp. Dongsha4 genomic window:
- a CDS encoding DUF2281 domain-containing protein, with protein sequence MTQAIINEELIMKKFRQLSPEKQQELLNFAEFLEYKNKKSTMNKENENINHESLEIWEIAEKISQQIPDQEWQKLPTDLSKNLDHYLSGSDKI encoded by the coding sequence ATGACTCAAGCCATAATAAACGAAGAATTAATCATGAAAAAATTTCGTCAACTATCTCCAGAAAAACAGCAAGAATTACTGAATTTTGCTGAATTTTTAGAGTATAAGAACAAAAAATCAACAATGAATAAAGAGAATGAAAATATCAATCATGAATCTTTAGAAATTTGGGAAATTGCCGAAAAAATTAGTCAACAAATACCTGATCAGGAATGGCAAAAATTACCGACTGATTTATCGAAGAATTTAGATCATTATTTATCTGGATCAGACAAGATATAA
- a CDS encoding type II toxin-antitoxin system HicB family antitoxin, with product MTYKYSMVIQWSQEDQLFLVHLPEFPWQEFHTHGKTYEEAAKNGQEVIDNLVEMLIEEKQPLPEPRILPVKPLQVA from the coding sequence ATGACTTATAAATATAGTATGGTAATTCAATGGTCACAAGAAGATCAGCTTTTCTTAGTTCACTTACCTGAGTTTCCATGGCAAGAATTTCACACTCATGGAAAAACTTATGAGGAAGCAGCGAAAAATGGACAAGAAGTAATTGATAATTTAGTAGAAATGCTCATTGAGGAAAAACAACCCCTTCCTGAACCGAGAATACTTCCTGTAAAGCCTTTACAAGTGGCTTAA
- a CDS encoding serine/threonine protein kinase — MNNLPDFNPFGYKLIKQLNHNLQGGRITYQAIDLKTQQSVVIKQFRFATTNNWDSYKEIEREIEVLRELNHSGIPRYISQFDSEEGLCLVQEYKSAQPLSSFTTLSLEEVTNIAKQLLDILVYLQERLPPIFHRDIKPENVLMDQNKEIYLVDFGLAKIGHQTMALSTMMGGTFGFMPPEQLHNQQLTEASDLYSVGMTLICLITNTKSGDVGSLMDLSSNRVMFDKKMPNVGVHFVNWLERMVEPNPSLRYQNAKMALDALEKKSIITRENFKKERLTFTFLFVSSIIIITTQTAFAFIYTFISIFIVISLVYIRFIKSVNYTVKKQLNSRKKELQKERIKITKAIEGEKDNVSQKLIEQQQKQRQLSNQEEDEIIRVNKPLEQRISNIERELSQLQNNKNQEISQELKRIQNDFINRELNQPINPDSVEGIGQRFLQRLNNAGIVRVCDISYYRARNINGIGEVRASNLVNWRQQVEANARNNVPRILPFYLQEKIDKKYLDLSNQLSEEKVKLRENIRINQININRKYKLEQERILDVIVRIKEQETHLENSLSMQKQENQLMMVKQELDRVAEQLEVYRQWTFSRYLISFLLFRSEINIKN; from the coding sequence ATGAATAACTTACCAGACTTTAATCCTTTTGGTTATAAACTAATTAAACAATTAAATCATAATCTTCAAGGGGGAAGAATTACTTACCAAGCTATTGATTTAAAAACTCAGCAATCCGTTGTGATTAAACAATTTCGCTTTGCTACCACAAACAATTGGGATAGCTATAAAGAAATTGAAAGAGAAATAGAAGTTTTAAGAGAGTTAAATCATTCTGGTATTCCTCGCTATATTAGCCAATTTGACTCCGAAGAAGGATTATGTTTAGTTCAGGAATATAAATCCGCTCAACCATTATCTAGTTTTACTACTTTAAGTTTAGAAGAAGTAACGAATATTGCTAAACAACTCCTCGACATTCTAGTTTATTTACAAGAAAGATTACCCCCTATTTTTCACCGTGATATAAAACCAGAAAATGTTTTAATGGATCAAAACAAAGAAATCTATTTAGTAGATTTTGGTTTAGCGAAAATTGGTCATCAAACAATGGCATTAAGTACGATGATGGGAGGTACTTTTGGATTTATGCCTCCTGAACAATTGCATAATCAACAATTAACCGAAGCCTCTGATTTATACAGTGTTGGTATGACTTTAATTTGTTTAATTACTAATACTAAATCAGGAGATGTAGGCAGTTTAATGGATCTTTCAAGTAATAGGGTGATGTTTGATAAAAAGATGCCTAATGTGGGTGTTCATTTTGTCAACTGGTTAGAAAGAATGGTTGAACCTAATCCAAGTTTGCGTTATCAAAATGCTAAAATGGCTTTGGACGCATTAGAAAAAAAATCAATTATTACTAGAGAAAATTTTAAAAAAGAAAGGTTGACTTTTACTTTTCTCTTTGTCAGTTCTATTATCATTATTACTACACAAACAGCGTTTGCTTTTATTTACACTTTTATTAGTATTTTTATAGTTATATCCTTGGTTTATATCAGGTTTATAAAATCAGTTAATTATACAGTAAAAAAACAACTTAATAGTAGAAAAAAAGAATTACAAAAAGAACGAATCAAGATAACAAAAGCTATAGAAGGTGAGAAAGATAATGTTAGTCAAAAATTAATAGAACAACAGCAAAAACAAAGACAATTATCAAATCAAGAAGAAGATGAAATTATCCGAGTAAATAAACCTTTAGAACAAAGAATTTCTAATATAGAAAGAGAATTGAGTCAGTTACAAAATAATAAAAATCAAGAAATTAGTCAAGAGTTGAAAAGAATACAAAATGATTTTATTAATCGTGAACTTAATCAACCTATTAATCCTGATTCGGTGGAGGGTATTGGTCAAAGATTCTTACAAAGATTGAATAATGCAGGTATTGTTCGAGTTTGTGATATTAGTTATTATCGTGCTAGAAATATTAACGGAATAGGGGAAGTAAGGGCTTCTAATTTGGTTAATTGGCGACAACAAGTGGAAGCAAACGCCAGAAATAATGTTCCTAGAATATTACCTTTCTATCTTCAAGAAAAAATCGATAAAAAGTATTTAGATTTGTCTAATCAATTAAGTGAAGAGAAGGTAAAATTAAGAGAAAATATTAGGATTAATCAAATTAATATTAATCGTAAATATAAACTAGAACAAGAAAGAATTTTAGATGTAATAGTAAGAATAAAAGAACAAGAAACACACTTAGAAAATAGTCTATCTATGCAAAAACAAGAAAATCAGTTGATGATGGTAAAACAAGAATTAGATCGTGTTGCTGAACAGTTGGAAGTTTATCGTCAGTGGACTTTTTCTCGTTATCTAATTAGTTTCCTTTTATTTCGTTCTGAAATTAATATCAAAAATTGA
- a CDS encoding cobalt transporter, whose translation MKSLSLISILSLSLIFSTPSISYAHVGHGDDFQATGGIEKVEVKPETDSLLGIEVTPIEQASGDSVGVMIPVTALVDADGKQLVFVQYDNFYEPVEVTTGVTEGDFIQVTKELSIGEKLVTQGSLSLYAESRKTQSADSTETTSNTEETTTSKPIITDNTTHAQADQQGIPHSHDKDGNLVNSGENSEKSAGFPIFKTLIAIGGLGIAGLIGLFTISAFTGDGNKKKSNSQYNYTSEE comes from the coding sequence ATGAAATCATTATCACTAATAAGTATTTTAAGCCTTAGTTTAATTTTCAGCACTCCAAGTATATCTTATGCTCATGTCGGACATGGAGATGATTTTCAGGCAACAGGAGGCATTGAGAAAGTAGAAGTAAAACCCGAAACCGATAGCTTATTAGGCATTGAAGTCACACCCATTGAACAAGCATCCGGCGATAGTGTAGGGGTGATGATTCCCGTTACTGCTTTAGTGGATGCAGACGGTAAACAATTAGTTTTTGTGCAGTATGACAATTTTTATGAACCAGTAGAAGTAACCACTGGTGTAACAGAAGGGGATTTTATTCAAGTAACCAAAGAATTATCCATCGGGGAAAAATTAGTCACTCAGGGTAGTTTATCCCTTTATGCAGAATCCCGTAAAACTCAAAGTGCAGATAGCACCGAAACAACTTCTAATACTGAGGAAACAACTACCAGTAAGCCAATAATTACCGATAATACTACCCACGCACAAGCTGATCAACAGGGAATACCCCATAGTCATGATAAAGACGGAAATCTCGTGAATTCTGGAGAAAATAGCGAAAAATCCGCAGGATTTCCCATTTTTAAAACATTAATCGCCATTGGTGGCTTAGGTATAGCTGGATTAATCGGTTTATTTACCATTTCTGCTTTTACAGGTGATGGAAATAAAAAAAAATCTAATAGTCAATATAATTACACTTCCGAAGAATAA
- a CDS encoding STAS/SEC14 domain-containing protein — protein MPKIKLEAQLSKEDLLQAVEQLTNTEMEEFMLNIIAFRAKKLTNHLSNKETELLLNINEVLSKDIQDKYQLLITKRQKEELNNNEYEELLTLTELIENHQNQRLKYLVELSNLRGCSLEKLMDELEIKPTDNE, from the coding sequence ATGCCAAAAATAAAATTAGAAGCTCAACTGTCAAAAGAAGATTTACTACAAGCAGTAGAACAATTAACTAATACTGAAATGGAAGAATTTATGCTAAACATAATAGCATTTAGAGCAAAAAAATTGACCAATCATTTATCGAATAAAGAAACCGAATTACTATTAAATATTAATGAAGTTTTAAGTAAAGACATACAAGACAAGTATCAATTACTAATAACAAAAAGACAAAAAGAAGAATTAAATAACAATGAATATGAGGAGTTATTAACATTAACAGAATTGATAGAAAACCACCAAAATCAACGCCTAAAATATTTAGTAGAATTATCTAATTTACGAGGATGTTCTTTAGAAAAGTTAATGGATGAATTAGAAATCAAACCTACTGACAATGAGTAA
- a CDS encoding glycoside hydrolase family 24 protein, giving the protein MLISHNNFKHNLKQNKLTKTLKIASTLFFIIAFISIIQIIQKERKLDINYPLVSELPQLAMSGGDPYIRALMLTISASESNHKNSYFLLYGGDHVHNLEQHPNQCIPIKTRVNQGKCSTAAGRYQFLNFTWQEKASKYHPAPQKSNHGISYSFEPEYQDAVVYKWLKDHHQWNIDILTLLKQDRVEEVLKELSGVWTSLGGGIEDNSMTPYLPQLYRYFLAQELKNQKR; this is encoded by the coding sequence ATGCTTATTTCCCATAACAATTTTAAACACAATCTCAAACAAAATAAACTTACAAAAACCCTTAAAATAGCATCAACTTTATTTTTTATAATCGCATTTATTTCGATTATTCAAATCATTCAAAAAGAGAGAAAATTAGACATAAATTACCCTTTGGTATCGGAATTACCACAACTGGCAATGTCAGGAGGTGATCCCTATATTAGAGCCTTAATGCTAACCATTTCTGCCAGTGAATCGAATCATAAAAATTCTTATTTTCTTTTGTATGGTGGAGATCATGTTCATAATTTAGAACAACATCCCAACCAATGTATTCCTATTAAAACAAGAGTTAATCAGGGAAAATGTAGCACAGCAGCAGGTCGTTATCAATTTTTAAATTTTACTTGGCAAGAAAAAGCGTCTAAATATCATCCTGCACCCCAAAAAAGTAATCATGGTATTAGCTATAGTTTTGAGCCAGAATATCAAGATGCAGTAGTTTATAAATGGCTCAAAGATCATCATCAATGGAATATTGATATATTAACTTTACTGAAACAAGATCGAGTAGAAGAAGTATTGAAAGAATTATCCGGGGTATGGACAAGTTTAGGGGGAGGAATAGAGGATAATTCCATGACACCTTATTTACCTCAACTTTATCGTTATTTTTTAGCCCAAGAATTGAAAAACCAGAAAAGATAA
- the rppA gene encoding two-component system response regulator RppA, whose product MRILLVEDEEDLGLAIKQVLVNEKYIVDWVTDGKSAWDYIQNSWADYSVAIFDWLVPHLSGIELCQRLRRQKNPLPVLMLTALGDAQSRVTGLDSGADDYLVKPFIMDELLARLRALQRRSPLFSPANLTVGNFTLDYGNNSLIYTVVEPSQIIPLTVKEFQIFAYLMQNCDRIISGSKIRDQLWDFDSEAVSNVVAAQMRLLRRKLANYGCDCPIETIKGQGYRFNSSCVKMSKYR is encoded by the coding sequence ATGCGAATTTTATTAGTAGAAGATGAAGAAGATTTAGGATTAGCTATTAAACAAGTTTTAGTCAATGAAAAATATATTGTTGATTGGGTAACGGATGGTAAATCAGCTTGGGATTACATTCAAAATTCATGGGCAGATTATTCCGTAGCTATTTTTGATTGGCTTGTGCCTCATTTATCAGGGATTGAGTTATGCCAAAGACTTAGACGACAAAAAAATCCTTTACCTGTACTGATGTTAACTGCTTTAGGGGATGCCCAATCCCGTGTTACTGGCTTGGATAGTGGTGCAGATGATTATTTGGTTAAGCCTTTTATTATGGATGAATTGTTAGCAAGATTGAGAGCATTACAGAGGCGATCGCCCCTTTTTTCTCCTGCTAATTTAACTGTAGGCAATTTTACCCTCGATTATGGCAATAATTCCTTAATTTATACCGTTGTTGAACCTTCCCAAATCATTCCTTTAACCGTTAAAGAGTTTCAAATTTTCGCTTATTTAATGCAGAATTGCGATCGCATCATCTCAGGAAGTAAAATCAGAGATCAACTGTGGGATTTTGACTCAGAAGCCGTAAGCAACGTTGTAGCGGCTCAAATGCGTTTACTACGGCGTAAATTAGCTAATTATGGTTGTGATTGTCCCATTGAAACCATCAAAGGTCAAGGTTATCGCTTTAATAGTTCTTGTGTCAAAATGTCAAAATATAGATAA
- a CDS encoding PIN domain-containing protein has translation MKKVFADTGYWIALLNPYDDLHNQVKKLSQSLKSVTIVTTKMVLAELLNEFSKRGENFRKITTQFIEQLAQKSNIIIVAQNDQQFQDGLELYKQRPDKQWSLTDCVSFIIMKEMDISEALAYDKHFEQAGFIALLRNN, from the coding sequence ATGAAAAAAGTATTTGCTGACACTGGTTATTGGATTGCTTTACTCAATCCTTATGATGATTTACATAATCAAGTGAAAAAACTATCTCAATCATTGAAATCTGTTACTATTGTCACCACTAAAATGGTATTAGCTGAGTTATTAAATGAATTTTCTAAAAGAGGTGAAAATTTCCGTAAAATCACAACTCAATTTATTGAACAACTTGCTCAGAAATCTAATATTATAATAGTTGCCCAAAATGATCAACAGTTTCAAGATGGTTTGGAATTATATAAACAACGTCCTGATAAACAATGGAGTTTAACTGATTGTGTTTCTTTTATCATTATGAAAGAAATGGATATATCTGAGGCTCTAGCTTATGATAAACATTTTGAACAAGCTGGTTTTATTGCTCTTTTAAGAAATAATTGA
- a CDS encoding HNH endonuclease, with protein MSNYKLTEDLKNIVRLRAKNCCEYCLSQEQFATQRFSIEHIFPVSKGGKTTLENLALACQGCNNYKYNKTDEYEELSGQIVTLFNPRKDNWEAHFQWNNNYDLIIGITAKGRVSVKVLRLNRDGLVNLRRILYPIGKHPPNI; from the coding sequence ATGAGTAATTATAAATTAACAGAAGATCTGAAAAATATAGTTAGATTAAGGGCTAAAAACTGTTGCGAATATTGTTTATCTCAAGAGCAGTTTGCTACTCAAAGATTTTCTATTGAACATATTTTTCCTGTTAGCAAAGGAGGTAAAACAACTTTAGAAAATTTAGCTTTAGCTTGTCAAGGTTGCAATAATTATAAATATAATAAAACAGATGAATATGAGGAATTAAGTGGTCAAATAGTTACTTTATTTAACCCTAGAAAAGATAATTGGGAAGCTCATTTTCAATGGAATAATAATTATGATTTAATCATTGGCATCACTGCAAAAGGTAGAGTTTCAGTCAAAGTTTTACGTTTAAATAGAGACGGATTAGTCAATTTACGTCGAATTTTGTATCCTATCGGCAAACATCCCCCTAATATCTAA
- the rppB gene encoding two-component system sensor histidine kinase RppB gives MNTRQLFRHSRIRLAFWYASVMAFILSLLSIGVYRSLVESKWWAIKQEMESIAGTLHDSLEPMLPTSGNPTQVLKTIFPELCLVNQPCSNNSSLIQRHTIGISDRTTYYLRLFDHHQNLLAFSPHQPSQLSSRLESDSWQIVNLPNGTRYLQFSIMLHSGNSHNQPNHSHPPASWGYLQIGRNLRVFDGEIKQIQLILLMGFPIALTLVAISSWGLSGLAMQPIYESYQQQQQFTANVSHELKTPLTSLLATVEAVNRLENSQENTQTLLNTIERQGRRLSNLITDLLLLTSLEQNSSQKQFQPCCLNDLINDLTEEFLELAVSKNIDLTSDVCDREIYTLGNESELYRLVANLIANALQYTPKSGKVNISLNNNQKKAIIKVQDTGIGISNDQQTRIFERFYRVDSDRNRKTGGTGLGLAIASAIAKKHQASLTVESFVGKGSIFILKINLIN, from the coding sequence ATGAATACCCGTCAACTATTCCGTCATAGTCGTATTCGTTTAGCCTTTTGGTATGCTTCGGTGATGGCTTTTATTCTTAGTTTACTGAGTATAGGGGTTTATCGTTCCCTCGTCGAATCTAAATGGTGGGCAATTAAACAAGAAATGGAGTCGATCGCAGGTACGCTTCATGATAGTTTAGAACCGATGTTACCGACTTCTGGTAATCCTACTCAGGTTTTAAAGACAATTTTTCCCGAACTTTGTCTCGTAAATCAGCCCTGTAGCAATAATTCTTCCCTAATTCAACGTCACACTATTGGAATCAGCGATCGCACCACCTATTATCTACGTTTGTTTGATCATCATCAGAATTTATTGGCTTTTTCTCCCCATCAACCCTCCCAACTGTCTTCCCGTCTCGAATCTGATAGTTGGCAAATAGTCAATCTTCCTAATGGTACTCGTTATCTGCAATTTTCTATAATGTTGCATAGTGGTAACAGCCATAATCAACCAAATCATTCTCATCCCCCTGCATCTTGGGGTTATCTACAAATTGGCAGAAATTTAAGGGTTTTTGACGGAGAAATTAAACAAATACAATTAATTCTCTTAATGGGATTTCCTATAGCTTTAACCTTAGTGGCGATTTCCAGTTGGGGGCTTTCTGGATTAGCTATGCAACCAATTTATGAATCTTATCAACAACAACAACAGTTTACCGCTAATGTGTCCCATGAATTAAAAACTCCCCTTACCAGTCTTTTAGCTACCGTAGAAGCAGTCAACCGTTTGGAAAATAGCCAAGAAAATACCCAAACTTTACTCAACACCATTGAACGACAAGGGAGAAGACTAAGCAATTTAATTACTGACTTGCTTCTACTAACCAGTCTCGAACAAAATTCCTCTCAAAAACAGTTTCAACCCTGTTGCTTAAATGACTTAATTAACGATTTAACGGAAGAATTTTTGGAATTAGCCGTGAGTAAAAATATTGACTTAACTAGCGATGTTTGCGATCGAGAAATTTATACCCTCGGTAACGAGTCGGAACTTTATCGCCTAGTCGCTAACTTAATCGCCAATGCCCTTCAATATACTCCCAAGAGCGGAAAAGTTAATATTAGTTTAAATAATAACCAGAAAAAAGCTATTATCAAAGTTCAAGATACAGGAATAGGTATCTCGAATGATCAACAAACTCGTATTTTTGAACGTTTTTATCGTGTGGACAGCGATCGCAATCGTAAAACAGGAGGTACAGGATTAGGATTGGCGATCGCCTCTGCCATTGCCAAGAAACACCAAGCATCTTTAACCGTTGAAAGTTTTGTTGGAAAAGGAAGTATTTTTATTTTGAAAATTAATCTAATAAATTAG
- a CDS encoding LuxR C-terminal-related transcriptional regulator, translating to MAQGKSNQEIAKMLYITSGTVRVHTHFMIQKLGVCDRTQAILLFHNFS from the coding sequence ATGGCACAAGGAAAATCGAATCAAGAAATTGCCAAAATGCTTTACATTACTTCTGGTACGGTTAGAGTACATACTCATTTTATGATTCAAAAATTAGGAGTATGCGATCGCACTCAAGCTATTCTTTTATTTCACAATTTTTCTTAA
- a CDS encoding efflux RND transporter permease subunit, whose amino-acid sequence MLNSLLNQILKNSIAQRWFIVIAAIFVTIWGVISVTQMPLDVFPQFAPPQVDIQTEAVGLAPEEVEAQITVPIESAVNGLPGVTTVRSSSKVGLSMVQVVFDQDADIYKARQAVTERLQQVTSQLPEGTHTPEISPLVSPLGTILQYAFTVNGEGQTSLMDLRRLVETTLSNQILSVAGVSQVTIYGGDERQEQVLVNPDKLKSLNVSLNEVTQATRGANSNAPGGFLIGGGQELLIRGIGQIKSIEDLQQSVVKVQGDKPILLKDVAEVKTASALKRGDASFNGQPAVVLMINKQPDVDTPTVTKGVERVIESLQGTFPADVQIARTFRQANFIDSAIRNVSGSLLQGIIIVSVVMLLFLMNWRTAIITLSAIPLSLLIGLMLMKAFGLGINTMTLGGLVVAIGSVVDDSIVDMENCYRGLRKNQAIGAPKHPFQVVYDTSVAVRLAVIFSTVIIIVVFAPIFSLTGVEGRIFAPMGFAYLLSIVASTMVAMTLSPALCTILLANQRLPQEGTFISRLAERLYRPLLNIALQAPKLILSVALASLVATIAIAPSLGRVFLPEFQEKSMVNSMVLFPGVSLDMTNRAGMALSKSLEGNPLYEWVQVRAGRAPGDADGAGVNMAHVDVELSDLALKNREASVQQLREEFLKLPGVAPNIGGFISHRMDEVLSGVRSAIAVKIFGSDLVELRKIGEQVRDAIAPIEGVVDLQLEPQLPIRQVQINYDRIAAANYGLTMSAISEVVETALNGQIVSQVPENQQLVNIMVGLPESARNNLDAIGSIPIKTPTGDMIPLQTVAKVEYGMGANVVNREDVSRLIVVSTNVAERDLGSVVGDIQKAIREKVQLPNGYFIQYGGQFEAEQNATNNLLLYSILAAVVIMILMFFSVKSLPATIAIMINLPLALVGGIVSIMLTGGVISIASLIGFITLFGVAVRNGLLLVDNYNQKFSQDIPVKVVVYKGSLERVNAILMTALTSALGMLPLAMASGAGNEILQPLAIVVLGGLFTSTALTLLVIPALYAQFGKWLVPKSRENEGKINDFVQKKARIAVN is encoded by the coding sequence ATGCTCAACTCATTACTCAATCAAATACTGAAAAATTCGATCGCCCAAAGATGGTTTATCGTTATCGCCGCCATTTTTGTTACTATCTGGGGGGTGATTAGTGTAACTCAAATGCCCTTAGATGTTTTTCCCCAGTTTGCCCCTCCTCAAGTAGATATTCAAACCGAAGCTGTTGGACTTGCACCGGAAGAAGTAGAAGCTCAAATTACTGTACCCATTGAAAGTGCGGTAAATGGTTTACCCGGTGTTACTACGGTGCGATCGTCCTCTAAGGTGGGATTATCGATGGTACAAGTTGTATTTGACCAAGATGCGGATATTTATAAAGCGAGACAAGCGGTAACGGAAAGATTGCAACAGGTAACAAGTCAATTACCTGAAGGCACTCATACCCCAGAAATTTCGCCTTTAGTGTCTCCATTGGGGACTATTTTACAATACGCTTTTACGGTTAATGGTGAAGGGCAAACATCATTAATGGATTTACGCCGTTTAGTGGAAACTACCCTCAGCAATCAAATTTTATCTGTAGCAGGAGTTTCTCAAGTTACCATTTATGGTGGTGATGAAAGACAAGAGCAAGTTTTAGTTAATCCTGATAAATTAAAATCTCTCAATGTTTCCCTCAATGAGGTGACTCAAGCCACAAGGGGAGCAAATTCTAACGCCCCCGGTGGTTTTTTAATTGGTGGTGGGCAAGAATTGTTAATTAGAGGTATTGGGCAGATTAAATCTATTGAAGATTTACAGCAGTCAGTAGTGAAAGTGCAAGGGGATAAGCCCATTTTGCTGAAAGATGTGGCGGAGGTGAAAACTGCTTCGGCTTTAAAACGGGGGGATGCTAGTTTTAATGGGCAACCTGCGGTGGTATTGATGATTAACAAGCAACCTGATGTGGATACCCCCACTGTGACGAAGGGAGTAGAAAGGGTAATTGAGTCTTTACAAGGCACTTTTCCTGCGGATGTGCAGATAGCTAGAACTTTTCGCCAAGCAAATTTCATTGATTCTGCTATTCGTAATGTTAGTGGTTCGTTACTTCAGGGGATTATTATTGTTTCTGTGGTAATGCTTTTATTTTTGATGAATTGGCGCACGGCAATTATTACCCTCAGCGCGATTCCTTTATCTCTTTTGATTGGCTTAATGTTGATGAAAGCCTTTGGTTTAGGGATTAATACCATGACTTTAGGGGGTTTGGTAGTTGCGATCGGATCTGTGGTAGATGATTCCATTGTAGATATGGAAAATTGCTATCGTGGGTTAAGGAAAAATCAGGCTATCGGTGCGCCGAAACATCCTTTTCAAGTGGTTTATGATACCTCTGTTGCTGTACGATTGGCGGTAATTTTTTCGACGGTAATTATTATCGTGGTATTTGCCCCTATTTTCAGTTTAACGGGGGTAGAAGGGCGTATTTTTGCCCCGATGGGTTTTGCTTATCTCTTATCCATTGTGGCTTCTACGATGGTGGCGATGACTCTTTCTCCTGCTTTATGTACCATTTTATTAGCTAACCAAAGGCTACCTCAAGAGGGTACTTTTATCTCCCGTTTAGCGGAAAGACTTTATCGCCCTTTATTAAATATTGCCCTCCAAGCACCTAAATTAATTTTGAGCGTTGCTTTGGCTTCTTTGGTGGCAACTATTGCGATCGCACCTTCTTTGGGAAGGGTATTTTTACCTGAATTTCAAGAAAAATCGATGGTTAACTCTATGGTGTTATTCCCCGGAGTTTCCCTTGACATGACGAATCGAGCAGGAATGGCACTTTCTAAATCACTAGAAGGGAATCCATTATATGAGTGGGTACAAGTAAGGGCTGGAAGGGCACCGGGGGATGCGGATGGTGCGGGAGTAAATATGGCTCACGTTGACGTAGAATTAAGCGATTTAGCCTTAAAAAATAGAGAAGCAAGTGTACAACAGTTACGGGAGGAATTTCTCAAGTTGCCCGGTGTTGCCCCTAATATTGGTGGTTTTATCTCCCATCGTATGGATGAAGTCTTATCAGGAGTCAGAAGTGCGATCGCCGTTAAAATTTTTGGCTCGGATTTGGTAGAATTGCGTAAAATTGGTGAACAAGTCAGAGATGCGATCGCACCCATCGAAGGAGTAGTGGATTTACAACTAGAACCTCAATTACCTATTCGTCAAGTCCAAATTAATTATGACAGAATAGCGGCGGCTAATTATGGTTTAACCATGTCGGCAATTTCGGAAGTGGTAGAAACGGCTTTAAATGGTCAAATTGTCTCTCAAGTCCCCGAAAATCAGCAATTAGTTAATATTATGGTAGGTTTACCCGAATCTGCTCGGAATAACTTAGACGCTATTGGCTCAATTCCCATTAAAACCCCGACAGGGGATATGATACCCTTGCAAACCGTTGCGAAAGTAGAATATGGCATGGGTGCGAATGTGGTTAACCGGGAAGATGTCTCTCGTTTAATTGTGGTTTCTACCAACGTCGCCGAGCGTGATTTAGGTAGTGTTGTCGGTGATATTCAAAAGGCTATCCGAGAAAAAGTCCAATTACCTAACGGTTATTTTATCCAATATGGTGGACAATTTGAAGCGGAACAAAATGCCACTAATAACTTACTCCTTTATAGTATTCTGGCGGCGGTAGTTATTATGATTCTCATGTTTTTCTCTGTGAAATCTTTACCTGCTACCATTGCCATTATGATAAACCTACCTTTAGCTTTAGTGGGGGGTATCGTTTCCATTATGTTAACAGGAGGGGTAATTTCGATCGCATCTCTAATCGGTTTTATTACCCTTTTTGGGGTAGCGGTACGGAATGGCTTACTATTGGTGGATAACTATAATCAAAAATTTAGCCAAGATATTCCTGTGAAAGTGGTAGTGTATAAAGGCTCTTTAGAAAGGGTAAACGCTATTTTAATGACGGCTTTAACCTCGGCTTTGGGGATGTTGCCTTTAGCCATGGCTAGTGGTGCAGGTAATGAAATACTACAACCTTTGGCGATCGTCGTTTTGGGGGGGTTATTTACTTCTACAGCCTTAACTTTATTGGTGATACCAGCCCTTTATGCCCAATTTGGTAAGTGGTTAGTGCCGAAATCAAGAGAAAATGAAGGGAAAATCAATGATTTTGTTCAAAAAAAAGCCAGAATAGCTGTTAATTAA